A genomic region of Eschrichtius robustus isolate mEscRob2 chromosome 21, mEscRob2.pri, whole genome shotgun sequence contains the following coding sequences:
- the LOC137756065 gene encoding arylamine N-acetyltransferase 1, giving the protein MNIEAYFERIGYKHCRNKLDLETLTDILQHQIRAIPFENLNIHCGEAMELGLEATFDQIVRRNRGGWCLQVNHLLYWALTTIGFETTILGGYVYNTSANKYSNAMIHLLLKVTIDGRNYIADAGFGRSYQMWQPLELISGKDQPQVPCIFCLTEERGIWYLDQIRREQYIPNQEFLNSELLEKNKYRKIYSFTLEPRTIKDFESVNIYLQESPSSVFTSKSFCSLQTPEGVHCLVGFTLTYRRFNYKDNTDLVEFNTLNEEEVKENLKNIFNISLEKKLVPKHGDKFFTI; this is encoded by the coding sequence ATGAACATTGAAGCATATTTTGAAAGAATTGGTTATAAGCACTGtaggaacaaattggacttgGAAACATTAACTGACATTCTTCAGCACCAGATCCGAGCCATTCCCTTTGAGAACCTTAACATCCATTGTGGGGAAGCCATGGAATTGGGCTTAGAGGCCACTTTTGATCAAATTGTGAGGAGGAACCGAGGTGGGTGGTGTCTCCAAGTCAATCATCTTCTGTACTGGGCTCTGACCACAATTGGTTTTGAGACCACGATATTGGGAGGGTATGTATACAACACTTCAGCAAACAAATACAGCAATGCCATGATTCACCTCCTGCTGAAGGTGACCATTGATGGCAGGAACTACATAGCTGATGCTGGATTTGGACGCTCTTACCAGATGTGGCAGCCTCTAGAGTTAATTTCTGGGAAGGATCAGCCCCAAGTGCCTTGCATCTTCTGCTTGACAGAAGAGAGAGGAATCTGGTACCTGGATCAAATCAGAAGAGAGCAGTATATCCCAAACCAAGAATTTCTTAATTCTGAGCTCctggaaaagaataaatatcGGAAAATCTACTCTTTTACTCTTGAACCTCGAACAATTAAAGACTTTGAGTCTGTGAATATATACCTTCAGGAATCTCCATCATCTGTCTTTACAAGCAAGTCATTTTGTTCCTTGCAGACTCCAGAAGGTGTTCACTGTTTAGTGGGCTTCACCCTCACCTACAGGAGATTCAATTATAAGGACAATACAGATTTGGTAGAGTTTAACACACTGaatgaagaagaagtaaaagaaaatcttaaaaatatatttaatatttccttGGAGAAAAAGCTTGTCCCCAAACATGGTGATAAATTTTTTACCATATAG